One genomic region from Ornithinimicrobium flavum encodes:
- the istB gene encoding IS21-like element helper ATPase IstB — translation MTPKPSAGSESLKQITHLAAALKTPRITESAARLADHARDTGWTHEDYLAAVLEREVAARNASGARLRIRAAGFGAVKTLDDFDFDHQPGARTPIQALASGAYLAEHRNVVLLGPPGTGKTHLATALGVSAARQGHRVLFATATDWVTRLTEAHDRGRLAAELTRLRRYGLIIVDEVGYLPFEQDAANLFFQLVSSRYEHASLILTSNLPFSSWAGVFGDQVVAAAMIDRIVHHADVIALKGASYRLRDRGVDTLPSIKAEQESLD, via the coding sequence ATGACACCCAAACCCTCCGCCGGGTCTGAGTCGCTCAAGCAGATCACCCACCTGGCCGCCGCGCTGAAGACGCCGAGGATCACCGAGTCCGCCGCCCGCCTGGCCGACCACGCCCGCGACACCGGATGGACCCACGAGGACTACCTGGCCGCGGTCCTGGAACGCGAGGTCGCCGCCCGCAACGCCTCCGGCGCCCGGCTACGGATCCGCGCCGCCGGCTTCGGCGCGGTCAAGACCCTGGACGACTTCGACTTCGACCACCAACCCGGCGCCCGCACCCCCATCCAGGCCCTCGCCTCGGGTGCCTACCTGGCCGAGCACCGCAACGTCGTCCTCCTCGGGCCACCAGGCACCGGCAAGACCCACCTGGCCACCGCCCTGGGCGTCTCCGCCGCCCGCCAAGGGCACCGGGTGCTGTTCGCCACCGCCACCGACTGGGTCACCCGCCTCACCGAGGCCCACGACCGCGGCCGGCTCGCGGCCGAACTGACCCGGCTACGCCGCTACGGGCTGATCATCGTCGACGAGGTCGGCTACCTGCCCTTCGAGCAGGACGCCGCCAACCTCTTCTTCCAGCTCGTCTCCTCCCGCTACGAGCACGCCTCCCTCATCCTCACGTCGAACCTGCCGTTCAGCTCCTGGGCCGGCGTCTTCGGCGACCAGGTCGTCGCCGCCGCGATGATCGACCGCATCGTCCACCACGCCGACGTCATCGCCCTCAAAGGCGCCTCCTACCGCCTCCGCGACCGCGGCGTCGACACCCTGCCCAGCATCAAGGCCGAGCAAGAATCCCTAGACTGA
- a CDS encoding IS256 family transposase, with protein MPKKVKKTTSRSEAEQAAVRELVKAARARGEDLTGPDGLLKSITATVLETALEEELTEHLGHEKHQVPTAGNGNIRNGTRPKTVLTDAAGEVTIAVPRDRAGTFEPVIVKKRQRRLSDVDAVAISLFAKGLTTGEISAHFHEVYGASISKDTVSRITDKVLEEMAAWSSRPLQPVYAAIFIDAIYVKVRDGQVGNQPFYAAIGVDLNGRRDVLGLWAGQGGGESAKFWMNVLADLKNRGVRDVFFIVCDGLKGLPDSVNAVFPQAIVQACVIHLIRATLRYASRKYWDQLSKDLRRIYTAPSVEAAWAAFEELEEKWGKPYPAIPKMWRAAWEEFIPFLAYDVEIRRVLFSTNAIESLHARYRRAVTVRGHFPTEQAALKCLYLVTRGLDPKGTGQARWTMRWKPALNAFAVTFADRMPAAENL; from the coding sequence ATGCCCAAGAAGGTGAAGAAGACGACCTCGCGCAGCGAGGCAGAACAGGCGGCGGTCCGGGAGCTGGTCAAGGCCGCCCGGGCCCGCGGTGAGGACCTGACCGGCCCGGACGGGCTGCTCAAGTCGATCACCGCCACCGTCCTGGAGACCGCGCTGGAGGAGGAGCTGACCGAGCACCTCGGCCACGAGAAGCACCAGGTGCCCACCGCCGGGAACGGCAACATCCGCAACGGCACCCGCCCCAAGACGGTCCTCACTGACGCCGCCGGGGAGGTGACGATCGCCGTCCCGCGGGACCGGGCCGGCACGTTCGAGCCGGTCATCGTCAAGAAGCGACAACGGCGGCTTTCGGACGTGGACGCGGTCGCGATCAGCCTGTTCGCCAAGGGCCTGACCACCGGTGAGATCAGCGCGCACTTCCACGAGGTGTACGGCGCCAGTATCAGCAAGGACACGGTCTCGAGGATCACGGACAAGGTGCTGGAGGAGATGGCCGCCTGGTCCTCCCGTCCGCTGCAACCGGTGTACGCGGCCATCTTCATCGATGCGATCTACGTCAAGGTGCGCGACGGGCAGGTCGGCAACCAGCCCTTCTACGCCGCGATCGGTGTCGACCTGAACGGCCGGCGAGACGTCCTCGGGCTGTGGGCAGGGCAGGGCGGTGGTGAGTCGGCGAAGTTCTGGATGAATGTGCTGGCCGACCTGAAGAACCGCGGCGTGCGGGACGTGTTCTTCATCGTCTGCGACGGCCTCAAAGGACTGCCCGACAGCGTCAACGCCGTCTTCCCGCAGGCGATCGTGCAGGCCTGCGTGATCCACCTCATCCGGGCGACGCTGCGCTACGCCAGCCGGAAGTACTGGGACCAGCTGTCCAAGGACCTGCGCCGCATCTACACCGCCCCCTCGGTCGAGGCGGCGTGGGCGGCGTTCGAGGAGCTCGAGGAAAAATGGGGCAAGCCCTACCCAGCCATCCCCAAGATGTGGAGAGCAGCGTGGGAGGAGTTCATCCCCTTCCTGGCCTACGACGTGGAGATCCGCCGCGTGCTGTTCTCCACCAACGCCATCGAGTCCCTGCACGCCAGGTACCGGCGCGCGGTCACCGTGCGCGGGCACTTCCCGACCGAGCAGGCCGCCCTGAAGTGCCTCTACCTGGTGACCCGCGGGCTGGACCCCAAGGGCACGGGGCAGGCACGATGGACCATGCGGTGGAAGCCCGCGCTCAACGCTTTCGCCGTCACCTTCGCCGACCGCATGCCGGCCGCGGAGAACCTCTGA
- a CDS encoding transposase family protein: MSEPTSCCRALCAGGAYCHNCDLLVGLDGLHVTAVRREPDLLTVTVESAPVPTGCPTCGTVAEAHSRRVVRLVDAPCFDTPVVLIWRKRRYRCREDACEMATFTEQLPDLVRPRGLLTTRAARWAIGDPPSTPRAGHGPPARRAVAHRLVRDQADPPPRPRMRPASPVCPPGVDEHIVRHEALLFRMEVRDLHRLVVVAAG; the protein is encoded by the coding sequence GTGTCTGAGCCTACGTCGTGCTGCCGCGCCCTGTGCGCCGGCGGCGCGTACTGCCACAACTGCGACCTGCTCGTGGGCCTGGACGGCCTGCACGTGACCGCCGTGCGGCGGGAACCGGACCTGCTCACCGTGACGGTCGAGTCAGCCCCGGTCCCGACCGGGTGCCCGACCTGCGGGACGGTGGCCGAGGCGCACAGCCGACGCGTGGTGCGCCTGGTCGACGCACCCTGCTTCGACACCCCGGTCGTGCTCATCTGGCGCAAGCGCCGCTACCGGTGCCGCGAGGACGCCTGCGAGATGGCCACGTTCACCGAGCAGCTGCCCGACCTGGTCCGCCCGCGCGGCCTCCTGACCACGAGGGCCGCTCGGTGGGCGATCGGAGATCCGCCGAGCACGCCTCGTGCAGGGCATGGCCCGCCAGCTCGGCGTGCGGTGGCGCACCGTCTGGTCCGCGATCAAGCCGATCCTCCGCCGCGGCCGAGGATGAGACCCGCTTCGCCGGTGTGTCCACCTGGGGTCGATGAGCACATCGTGCGCCACGAGGCGCTGTTGTTTCGGATGGAGGTGAGAGACCTGCATCGCCTGGTCGTCGTAGCGGCTGGGTGA
- a CDS encoding tyrosine-type recombinase/integrase — MPKRRAFGQIAKLPSGRFRARYFGPDTVLHSAPTTFESKIDAEMWLAGEHRLIARDEWVAPRLRVTREQAAQTTTLAEYSERWMEQRDLKPRTSGHYRSLLDRHILPQLGSVPLTRLTSEMVREWYMQLDKARPTLRAHAYGLLRTILGTAVTDEKISSNPCHIRGAGSTERTKKIRPATLAELEAITQAIPEKYRPMVLLSSWCALRFGELIELRKKDIDLEAGVIHVRRGVVRTGGQVIVGTPKSAAGSRDVAIPPHLVPMLSEHLERLTTGGRETLLFPAADGHSHLAPSTLYRIFYRARETAGRPDLRWHDLRHTGAVLAAQTGATLAELMARLGHSTPQAALRYQHAAQGRDAQIAQALSRIAEAESH, encoded by the coding sequence GTGCCGAAGCGCCGAGCCTTCGGGCAGATTGCCAAGTTGCCTAGCGGCCGCTTCCGCGCACGGTACTTCGGGCCCGACACAGTTCTGCACAGCGCCCCCACCACCTTCGAGTCCAAGATCGACGCCGAGATGTGGCTCGCCGGTGAGCATCGACTCATCGCAAGGGATGAATGGGTGGCACCAAGGCTCAGGGTCACTCGCGAGCAGGCAGCGCAGACCACTACGCTAGCCGAGTACTCCGAACGCTGGATGGAGCAGCGGGACCTGAAACCGCGTACCAGCGGTCATTACCGTTCACTCCTTGACCGACATATCCTCCCCCAGCTCGGCAGCGTGCCCTTGACGCGATTGACGAGCGAGATGGTGCGCGAGTGGTACATGCAGCTGGACAAGGCTCGGCCTACCCTCCGAGCGCACGCGTACGGGCTGCTCCGGACGATATTGGGGACCGCGGTCACGGACGAGAAGATCTCGTCGAACCCCTGCCACATCCGTGGGGCCGGGAGCACCGAGCGCACCAAGAAGATCCGCCCTGCGACACTCGCCGAGCTCGAGGCCATCACCCAGGCGATACCGGAGAAGTACCGCCCGATGGTCCTGCTGTCGTCATGGTGCGCACTCCGGTTCGGGGAGCTCATAGAGCTACGCAAGAAGGACATCGACCTCGAGGCCGGTGTGATCCACGTCAGACGTGGCGTAGTCCGCACCGGCGGTCAGGTCATCGTGGGCACGCCCAAATCGGCAGCGGGCAGCCGAGACGTCGCAATCCCGCCCCACTTGGTCCCGATGCTGAGCGAGCACCTGGAGCGCCTCACGACCGGCGGACGGGAGACGCTCCTGTTCCCAGCCGCCGACGGCCACTCGCATCTCGCACCATCGACCCTGTACCGGATCTTCTACCGCGCGCGGGAGACCGCCGGCAGACCCGACCTACGCTGGCACGACCTGCGCCACACAGGAGCCGTCTTGGCTGCCCAGACCGGGGCCACTCTGGCCGAGCTCATGGCTCGCCTTGGACATTCCACCCCTCAGGCCGCACTGCGCTATCAGCACGCGGCCCAAGGACGTGACGCACAGATCGCTCAAGCGCTTTCCCGGATTGCAGAGGCAGAGTCGCATTAG
- a CDS encoding isocitrate lyase/phosphoenolpyruvate mutase family protein yields the protein MESVDQARAIIEAVAPAPVNLLVNAPFVTVAEAAELGVRRINVGGTLARAAWGGWLQAAREIAGDVTFTGFRDLPDVEGLQHR from the coding sequence CTGGAGTCGGTCGACCAGGCTCGGGCGATCATCGAGGCGGTGGCCCCGGCGCCGGTCAACCTCCTCGTCAACGCGCCGTTCGTCACCGTCGCCGAGGCCGCCGAGCTCGGCGTGCGCCGGATCAACGTCGGCGGCACGCTCGCCCGCGCCGCCTGGGGCGGGTGGCTCCAGGCCGCGCGCGAGATCGCCGGCGACGTCACGTTCACCGGCTTCCGCGACCTGCCCGACGTCGAGGGTCTGCAACACCGGTAA
- a CDS encoding MFS transporter: MGRTTFVGRTFLHLLVNTAVAGLTTSFLWFALTFWAYLETRSVLATGIIGGTYMLFVSVSSILLGAVVDRFRKITVMRLSTIVTLVFFTGAALLYRVVPDEAMTDLGQPWFWLLVVLVLLGAIVEHMRNIALSTCVTILVPDGQRDRANGLVGTAQGISFMATSFLSGLSVGLLGMGWTLALATVVVGIGLGHLLIVRMPQEREPASTGAEGHGQVDLAGSLRVILAQAGLMSLILFSTFNNFIGGVYIALMDPYGLEMFPVEVWGAVLGVTSLGFILGGAVIAKVGLGRNPVRTLLVSVVAMGVLGSAFTLREWWWLYAGGILLYMALIPAVEAAEQTVLQRVVPLERQGRVFGFAMAAETAAAPVTAFLVAPLADRWIIPYAASARGREMLEPLLGVGTPVSRGIAVVFLAAGLVMVATALLALRSPAYRVLSRTYAGTAPTDLRTLTGPGEIVTSASGAALAARTDRVTRAGPEPPEEATDEVG, from the coding sequence ATGGGCCGCACGACCTTCGTGGGACGCACCTTCCTGCACCTCCTCGTCAACACCGCCGTGGCCGGACTGACCACCAGCTTCCTGTGGTTCGCCCTCACCTTCTGGGCCTACCTGGAGACGAGGTCGGTGCTCGCCACCGGCATCATCGGCGGCACCTACATGCTCTTCGTCTCCGTGAGCAGCATCCTGCTGGGCGCGGTCGTGGACCGGTTCCGCAAGATCACCGTGATGCGGCTGTCCACCATCGTGACGCTCGTCTTCTTCACCGGGGCAGCTCTGCTCTACCGCGTCGTCCCGGACGAGGCGATGACCGACCTTGGGCAGCCGTGGTTCTGGCTGCTGGTCGTGCTCGTCCTGCTCGGCGCCATCGTGGAGCACATGCGCAACATCGCCCTGTCGACGTGCGTGACGATCCTGGTCCCCGACGGGCAACGGGACCGGGCCAACGGCCTGGTGGGCACGGCCCAGGGCATCTCCTTCATGGCCACGAGCTTCCTGTCCGGGCTCTCCGTGGGTCTCCTCGGCATGGGCTGGACGCTCGCGCTCGCGACCGTCGTCGTCGGGATCGGCCTCGGGCACCTGCTGATCGTGCGCATGCCGCAGGAGCGGGAGCCGGCCTCCACCGGGGCGGAGGGTCACGGCCAGGTCGACCTGGCTGGATCCCTGCGGGTCATCCTCGCCCAGGCCGGCCTGATGTCGCTCATCCTGTTCTCGACCTTCAACAACTTCATCGGCGGGGTCTACATCGCTCTCATGGACCCCTACGGGCTGGAGATGTTCCCCGTCGAGGTGTGGGGCGCCGTGCTGGGAGTGACGTCCCTGGGCTTCATCCTCGGTGGCGCGGTGATCGCGAAGGTGGGGCTCGGGCGCAACCCGGTGCGCACCCTCCTGGTCAGCGTGGTCGCCATGGGCGTCCTGGGAAGCGCCTTCACCCTCCGGGAGTGGTGGTGGCTCTACGCCGGGGGGATCCTGCTCTACATGGCCCTCATCCCGGCTGTGGAGGCGGCCGAGCAGACGGTGCTGCAACGGGTGGTGCCGCTGGAGCGTCAGGGGCGGGTCTTCGGGTTCGCGATGGCGGCGGAGACGGCGGCCGCCCCCGTGACGGCCTTCCTCGTCGCGCCCCTGGCCGACCGGTGGATCATCCCGTATGCCGCGTCCGCACGAGGGCGGGAGATGCTGGAGCCTCTCCTCGGCGTCGGCACACCCGTCTCCCGGGGGATCGCGGTGGTCTTCCTCGCGGCCGGGCTCGTCATGGTCGCGACCGCGCTGCTGGCGCTGCGCTCCCCCGCCTACCGCGTGCTCTCCCGCACCTACGCCGGAACCGCGCCGACCGACCTCCGCACGCTCACCGGGCCCGGGGAGATCGTCACCTCGGCCTCGGGCGCCGCCCTGGCCGCCCGGACCGACCGGGTGACCAGGGCCGGGCCGGAGCCCCCGGAAGAGGCCACCGATGAGGTGGGATGA
- a CDS encoding VOC family protein: protein MAHGDITHIDIPVSDPSAATAFYSGLFGWQIAEAPGFEGYPMWQAPNKISGGGLAPREGDFTQPRSYVEVDSIEQVLGKVVELGGEVVMDKQPISETSWWAIFRDPDSNVIGLYEGTTDV, encoded by the coding sequence ATGGCGCACGGTGACATCACCCACATCGACATCCCGGTGTCCGACCCCAGCGCCGCCACGGCGTTCTACAGCGGCCTCTTCGGCTGGCAGATCGCCGAGGCGCCGGGGTTCGAGGGCTACCCCATGTGGCAGGCACCCAACAAGATCAGCGGCGGTGGGCTCGCGCCCCGTGAGGGGGACTTCACCCAGCCCCGCTCCTACGTCGAGGTCGACTCGATCGAGCAGGTGCTGGGGAAGGTCGTCGAGCTGGGCGGGGAGGTGGTGATGGACAAGCAGCCGATCAGCGAGACGAGCTGGTGGGCGATCTTCCGCGACCCCGACAGCAACGTGATCGGCCTGTACGAGGGCACGACGGACGTGTGA
- a CDS encoding pyridoxamine 5'-phosphate oxidase family protein, with translation MESRLRDSLHYWISSVRPDGRPHSVPRWGVWLDGRFWYDGAPTTVHTRNVERNPAVTLTLESGTEVVIVEGESHATRAEPDDLGGRLARAFGKYAAAGYSPAPDAWAGPDGGGLRVISPSRAMAWFSFPTDCTRFSFSRPDLDGT, from the coding sequence GTGGAGAGCAGGCTGCGTGACTCGTTGCACTACTGGATCAGCAGCGTCCGGCCGGACGGCCGACCCCACTCCGTCCCCCGGTGGGGGGTGTGGCTGGACGGGCGCTTCTGGTACGACGGGGCACCCACCACCGTCCACACCCGCAACGTCGAGCGGAACCCGGCTGTGACGCTCACCCTCGAGAGCGGCACGGAGGTCGTCATCGTCGAGGGCGAGTCGCACGCCACCCGGGCCGAGCCGGACGACCTGGGTGGGCGTCTGGCGCGGGCCTTCGGCAAGTATGCCGCCGCCGGCTACTCCCCCGCCCCCGACGCGTGGGCCGGTCCTGACGGCGGCGGGCTGCGCGTCATCTCGCCGTCCAGGGCGATGGCGTGGTTCTCGTTCCCGACCGACTGCACCCGGTTCAGCTTCTCCCGCCCTGACCTCGACGGGACGTGA
- a CDS encoding NAD-dependent epimerase/dehydratase family protein has protein sequence MATRRGLVIGASGFVGSHVTRQLVERGDDVRVLVRPTSSTVAFDDLPVDVRRAELTDDAALVDVMADREVVFHCAVDARAWLRDPAPLFRANVEGLRHVLEAAVSSRVERFVYTSTVGTCAVRPGPPVTEDEPCNWAHLGGPYIRARLQGEEMVLAYARDRGLPAVVMCVATTVGPRDHRPTPHGRLIDEASRGRIPVYVRGAGLEMVGIEDAARALLLAAERGRVGERYIVSERLVPVQELFVMAARAGGVRPPRVGLPLSLMKGVGALGPVLALLLRRDLTLTPATVRMMHIWTPLDHGKAERELGWRPAPLMESVRGAVAFAREQDRRAGSHGPSASSSGTVTKP, from the coding sequence ATGGCCACGCGGAGGGGGCTCGTCATCGGGGCGAGCGGGTTCGTCGGATCGCACGTCACGCGGCAGCTCGTGGAGCGGGGGGACGACGTCCGCGTGCTGGTGCGCCCGACCAGCTCCACGGTGGCGTTCGACGACCTCCCGGTCGACGTGCGCCGGGCCGAGCTCACCGACGACGCCGCGCTGGTGGACGTGATGGCTGACCGGGAGGTCGTCTTCCACTGCGCCGTGGACGCACGGGCGTGGCTGCGCGACCCCGCGCCGCTGTTCCGCGCCAACGTCGAGGGGCTGAGGCACGTCCTCGAGGCCGCGGTCTCGTCCCGGGTGGAGCGGTTCGTCTACACCAGCACCGTGGGGACGTGCGCGGTACGACCGGGGCCACCGGTGACCGAGGACGAGCCGTGCAACTGGGCCCACCTCGGCGGACCCTACATCCGCGCCCGCCTCCAGGGGGAGGAGATGGTCCTTGCCTACGCCCGGGACCGCGGACTTCCCGCGGTGGTGATGTGCGTGGCCACGACCGTCGGACCTCGCGACCACCGCCCCACACCCCACGGACGGCTCATCGACGAGGCCTCGCGTGGTCGGATCCCCGTCTACGTCCGAGGGGCCGGGCTGGAGATGGTGGGGATCGAGGACGCCGCCCGCGCCCTGCTCCTGGCGGCGGAGCGGGGGCGGGTGGGGGAGCGGTACATCGTGTCCGAGCGGCTGGTCCCGGTGCAGGAGCTCTTCGTGATGGCGGCGCGCGCCGGCGGGGTGCGGCCGCCCCGCGTCGGTCTGCCGCTGAGCCTGATGAAGGGCGTCGGGGCGCTGGGCCCGGTGCTGGCGCTCCTGCTCCGGCGCGACCTCACCCTCACCCCGGCGACGGTGCGCATGATGCACATCTGGACCCCCCTGGACCACGGAAAGGCCGAGCGTGAGCTCGGGTGGCGACCGGCACCTCTGATGGAGTCGGTGCGCGGGGCGGTGGCGTTCGCCCGGGAGCAGGACCGCCGCGCCGGGTCTCACGGTCCTTCGGCCAGCAGCTCCGGGACCGTGACGAAGCCGTAG
- a CDS encoding polysaccharide deacetylase family protein yields the protein MDIEAFGTGRRVVALTFDGGASDSAVQDILGTLADEGVPATFFVTGQFARTYPDQVRSIAAAGHPVGNHSDTHPPSRWPRTRRSARS from the coding sequence ATGGACATCGAGGCCTTCGGGACCGGACGCCGGGTCGTCGCCCTCACCTTCGACGGCGGCGCCTCCGACAGCGCGGTCCAGGACATCCTCGGCACGCTGGCGGACGAGGGGGTGCCGGCCACCTTCTTCGTGACCGGCCAGTTCGCGCGCACGTACCCCGACCAGGTGCGGTCCATCGCCGCCGCCGGCCACCCCGTCGGCAACCACAGCGACACGCACCCCCCTTCCCGCTGGCCACGAACGAGGAGATCCGCGCGGAGCTGA
- a CDS encoding DUF7218 family protein has protein sequence MAEKKKDDRPGSSIKDPEMYEALREEGMSKAKAAAISNEAARTSREEVARRGGESEAYEEWTVEELRRRAAELEIEGRSSMTKDELVAALRE, from the coding sequence ATGGCTGAGAAGAAGAAGGACGACCGGCCGGGTTCCAGCATCAAGGACCCGGAGATGTATGAGGCGCTGCGCGAGGAAGGGATGTCGAAGGCCAAGGCCGCGGCGATCTCCAACGAGGCGGCGCGCACCTCGCGCGAGGAGGTCGCGCGCCGGGGTGGGGAGAGCGAGGCCTACGAGGAGTGGACCGTCGAGGAGCTGCGTCGCCGGGCGGCCGAGCTGGAGATCGAGGGGCGCTCGAGCATGACCAAGGACGAGCTCGTCGCCGCCCTGCGGGAGTGA